aagaaaaagaaaagagaacgGAATTCTCAGCGTTTGGATACTGAAGATACTTCCGACGTTGCGTAAATCTCTTCTGACATATCGCTCCTCGCGTGCTATATCCAAAAGACTGTAATGATACAATTGCCTTGCATAAATGAAAAGTTGATTTCTCGctattcgaataaaaaaattcggaTGTACGTAAAACACGCGTGTCGTAAGAATGTCGATGTTGACGTTAAAGTCGCGCGAAGACACGAGACATGCAGTCGAGTAACGAGCGGATGCCTAATTTCGAGCACAGGAATATAGTAACTAAGTGGTCTCCTGACGTTGGTACCGAGTTGAGTTGCGCGTGCACGACTTCGTGAATTGTCTCAACGCAACGCCTGAGCTATAGTGCACagtaatattaagtaataaagTAGGTAggtattatataacaatatatatatagtatacaAAAGACACGTTTAAGTGTATagttataatagatatatatatataatatatgtgtgtgtagaTCTAAGAGTACACTCGGTTAAGGTGACGCATTTACCTTGGGCCCAGGCACCACCTTGCTTACGGACAGAGAGAAAGGCCAGACACACACGGCGCTCGGTTGGGTCGAACGGATCTGCGTGGCGCAGTCGCGGACGGTTTGGGTATCGGCCCGCGTATGCCCTCATGGGTGTGGCCGCTGCCTGACTTACTAGATGGCTTAGGTTGCGTGGCAGTACCAGTGGCAGTGACAGTCACGGTGAAGTGGTAGATATGATGGTGGTTGTAATGATGTTCGATGGTGAAAGTACTGAATTATGACCATGTAGATTTGTAGAATCGACATGGCAAAAGTGGTGAATGTATTGGTAGTGGTTGTTTTTATGTACATAATGTTTGTCTCCCAGACGGATAAAGTAGCAGCGGTTGGgtctctctctgtttctctctatttatttctttctttctttctctctctctctctttctctctttctctctctctctcgctcgctcttttttttcccagTGATCACGATGAAGAGGATACGCACAAACAACCTATCACTGGGATTTCACCGGGATTCACCACGTATCACTGCGCGCGAGTAGTAGCATGGTGGTTGGATAGGTGGTGGTAGGTGTACACCCCAAGTGCCACGCGGCTCTCTCTGTCACCCGGGACACCTCAGAAACCAACCTGGTGCCACTTGACCTCAAGGCGAGCCCATCGCGTGCATCGTCATCTCTATCATCGCACATCATCAGTCTATTGGCCCTACCGGTCGCCCCTCCTCGGCGAAGAGGACATGGCTCTTCGGAAAGaacatcaattttattttgcttttttctcaaaactGCTGGCCGAAACGtaaacgaaataataaattgagaaaaagTAACGCCGAACAATCGAGACTCGACTGAGTGAGAAAAAAGATCTTTTCGACAAATAACAACCAATCATCGGAAAAGTGCAACGATAGATATAGATTATAGGTACGAATATGTACCTATCAGCAATGTAAATTGATCAAGTAAGACTTGGTTCACAAGGCAATTTTTGCGTTTATCTCGATTTCGATTCGTCTGTCTGAACATGGGGACCTCCTGTCTTTTTGGTTTGATTCGAAGCGTCTACTTGCGTCCTGGTATTTCCCACATATCGTTTGCATTAATCTGTATTGCTTTGTCTCGCCTCCATATGCACTCCATATTCCGTTGCTCCGTTTCTTCCGCTTTACAGCTCTTCGTCCATGGCGTCCTCATGGCTAAACCTCTTTGTGTCCGGTTGCGTTCGTTTTATCATCGGATGTTGCTAACTCTGAGGTTCCTCCGTGCATGCCTGTGTCTCCTCGTGTCGGATGTAGTACGCTTTGCATCACTTTCTCCGTAGTTTTCCGTTTTCACATTTTCCTTCTTTGCTTCTTTATCTCTCCGTTTGAACAGTGACTTTtgcacatatgtatatgtggaAATTTGACTTCGACTTTTGCCACAGACTTACTTGATCAAAATGTTACAtcttttgattccaaaataggcctctctttttttttttttttttataatgagtAAATGAACATAAAATGAGACgaaaaagaattgaataaaagaaagaaatgctAATATAAATACCGACACGCGTAGAATTTGGCACAAACAACTGCAGAAAACTCGGTAAAACTTAGAAATTCAGCGATATACAGATTCGAAaaaacctatatatatatttatatataaatatataaagcgGTGTAACATTTTCACTGGAATCTCGAGCAGTAATCAAACTAACGGTAATATATCGAATCGGTTAAAGTTTCAaacaaaaaaggaaaaaaagagaaaaagagaaaagcgaGATATATGTGGCGCTTACCTGCCAACTAACGCGGCTTGACAAATTCTCCACGGTGAGGCGATACTCGGTGCGTGTTGGTGGTCCATATCTACAATGGGAAAAAGACCGGCTATTATCCTTGTTTATCTCTAAAGAGCAAGCAGGTTTGTCTTGGACCTGACTTTacgttaatatataatatatatatttatatagcgAATGTGAGAAAAAgtatatggtatataaaaaacGCAATACTGATATAATTCTTAAGACACTTGCAACAGCAAAGTTTGTGTAAGTTAAATTGTAAATCGTTAGAGCGTAACATTAGATGTATGTACCTGGGCAATGATTGCTTGTAGCTAGATGCAGTCCTCGTGTTTCTGTTCACACTATCTCTGCAAAAAGGGATGTCATGTGAACAGAAATAACGGATCGTTGGGTTAAACCTTCAGCAAATAACTACAGATCTGCACTCATTGCTCAGGCACACAATCAATCACCTGTTCCAATCGAATCAAATCTATTCAAAATGCAGCAATAGCGTACCTGTCGTGCCGCATATCGTCTCGGCTGTAACAAACATAATACCACAAATCTATTAGTCATCAATTATCATCGGTCCATCTCACTCAACTACCAGCAATAAACAATAATGTTTGGGAGGGTGATCGCTAGGCGTTTTATTTTGCTATCACTTTTTTAATCGCGGCATAACTTTGAAAATTCGACGTACTCGAGAGAGTAGTCAAATCCAAGACAACCAATTCAGAAGATAAAAGATCTTCTTGTCATCTAATTGAATGAATGTACTTTTATATGCGCGAATGCAAGAGAAACTTGCAACGCGGTTCATTGCTTGTCTTTTTATGCTTTCTCTACGCTCTCTTTCTACGCTAGAGCTTATCAATATCCAAGGTTACGTTCTTCCCTGTGCGGACGATGTGCGAAATCGATTACGCAGTAcaaaacgagaaaaagaaatagaatgaaaagtagaataaaaagtaaaatagaaaataaaataggaaagaaaatagaaaagaaaatagaaaagaaaatagaaaaaaaatagaaaagaaaatagaaaaaaaatagaaaagaaaaaaagaaaatagagaaaagCAAGAGAGTAAAAAGAAACCAAAATATGACTGTAATGAgaagagaattaaaaaagcaaaaataaaattaaaaagctgTATAAAACGGAAGACAAAATGAGAAAAGACCGGTAAAAAGCGAGTCAATTAATTTTCGTCTAGATTTCGCACATCCCGAGCCCGGCTGCCTGCAGGGGAGGAGGGGATAATGATCGctcttgataaaataaaaaaaaggatagcGTGTCTTACGCAGATCGCCTCGAGTCCCCATAACCACCACGGGAGTCACCATAGCGCCACTGGTCACTACCCCTAGGTGTCCCCCGGGCCCTCTCTACAGTAATTCTGTAACAAGACACATTGGATATGCTTACTTGTCTCTCCAGGAGCGTGAGCGTCCGTAGCCACGGTCGCCTCGCCTCCCTGAAACACCCCGTGCTATCTCCACCGCCACTCTGAAACACACCCAACAAAACCCCGCCTAAGTCCACGACTAATTCTTACTCTCTAAAGCttctttccttccttttctttcCATTCCTCAGTCCTCCTTTCCCCCGAAAATCCGTTCAAATATCATCAGTCTCTCTTTCAGTATCTCTATCGTCTGGTCTCGTCTGAGGCGCTgtcctttctctccctctctctctctctctctcgctctatTATCTTTCTCTCACGACTCGTCCTCGTTCCCTAGCCTAAGCTGCCTTCCTTATAACACTACTTATCACCGAGTTCGAGTTTTCTTTCACCACGTCCACCGCCTTTTCATAATTACATCTGTGATCCGtataattttgacatttcCTCGTTTCTTATTTGTatccatttctttttctatctaGATTAAATGACACACGGTACACATTACACAGGATCAcacgataaaattataaaaaagcgCATGTGTCAAACGCTCTTTCGtaaaaaagaagcaatatAACATTCTTTCAGACGTGATAACgaacatattataattattttaacaattgtttTCGACTCGGGGAATTGATGGAAGTAGTTCAAAATGGCGGTAAGTCTCGACGGTTTTTTTAAGACGCAGTTTTTCTTTACCACGGTAAAGATCCAATCGTTAATTTGGAGGACAGACGCCGTTTACTAAAGACGCAAAATCAAAGGCATTAACGGTATATCCGTTTAATGAGAGCAGATAATTGTGCATTATACATTTGTCTTTAATCAAATGAAAGCAACAGCGAGTAATATTACTGGTACAGGTTGAAACATAATGCGATTAGAGTGTTAAGAATATTCTCGCTCGACCGCATTTCATCAGCTTTTCAATGCTTAATGTACGTTAAAAGGAAGCTACTAATATTAATGACGCACTTACATGAATTCCCAAAAGGaaaacagaaagaaagagacaaGCAtacagaaaagaaaatttttgccGTGTTCTAGAGAACATTATTTTGAAGTTTGCgtgaaagaacaaaattttagttttttttttccttagtCTAATGCTATTGCTTCTCGTGTATCATCAATCTAATCTCGAGTGATGTAGCAAGAGCAAGATAAATTGATAACGAATTATATTTGCTTAAGATAACAagacattataaatatattatatcagcATACACCACTGAAAATAAACTATTACAAATTAActatattaagatatatatatatatattaagtagCAATTTTTTCATCACTCTTAATAACAGAATGTCAATTGTGTAGTCGAATTATTTCTCTCAATTTATCTCTGTACAGAGAGATGACAAAATATACACCCAAAGTTGCAAAAGTTCACAGTTaacgtattattaaatataagatattgcGCAAAAATTGTaggaagaaattatatttattacgtaataTTAGTTAAGTCCaacaatgttaaatttatctcaCCCTCAATGTTAGCACgacaaattgtaatttatagaaCTTGCTTAGCTTAAATAGAGAACCCCCAGTaccaataatattatgatgatGATTAATTCAAACATTAACGTGATGAGACTAATAATCCATGTACTAAATGGATTATAATGGAAACTATTTGATCATGCAAACATGCTACCTATACCATTCCGCCTAGTGTAATTGCCTAATACATGTATGTTCATACACTAAGTGAAATAGTAGGTAATTTGCATTACCTTTCTCCTAAAAGTTCCTTTCCGTTTAGCTCGTACACAGCGTCGTCGGCGTCTCTATAGTCATCAAATTcctgcgaaaaaaaaaaaacaaaaaacaaagatTATTATCTAGCAATAGAATGTAACATTGCTATTATTGCTTGCATACGATAATATTATCCAATATATGTattagcaatatatttttatacaaaatataactTTGGTTATAGCAATGTCAACTAAAGATTTTTAAGATTAGATTATAAGATTATCATTTGCATTATTGACAAAGTGTAAATCATGTACATGATGTTAGAGATAACAagactttaatatatttgtaataattttattaatttttctacgcTTGAGTCGAAATTTTAGGATAggatatatcattatttagtctaattaataaataaattgtatattataaaataaatactgcAAAGTGCAAAAAATCTGGATTAATAAGTGCTCCTGACGTTTCGAATTATTGGTacagataattatttgatagtaTATGGCCtacgataaataatttctctttcctGGTTGTACATAACTTACAAAGCTTTTGCAGAATAATCGACGATAAGCAGCACACAGCTCCTCTAAACAGCCACAGTACCAATGTGCTCAGGGCTCAGGCCAGGCCAACTCAGATTATCAAGTTGCATTTGTAATTTAACACATTGCAGTCTACCCATTTTGGTCTGAATTATGATAATAACGAATAGGCTAAACCATTTCTCAAAAACGAAACTTGTCCATTTTACAATTGCATTGCTATACcaagaacaaataattttcaacataaaaaatttcttataatatattccaagattaaaatttaaaaatacatttttaaaagccTTCAAAAGTAGTAAATGGTAGTTATAGAGTTAGAAATTATAACGTGTTTTAGCATTGAACAGTGCATCAATTACAAAGACAAAGACATAAAATTTGGAGTTGCAAACAGTGTTAAAGAATGAACTGATTGATAATATTGCAGGACCAAATTGAGCGATGCAAAGTGTTATTCTTGGTATTTACAGCTGAATACAGTTACTTACAACAAAGCCATAACCATTCTTGATCAGAACATCACGGAATCGACCGTAGCCTCTGAAAAATCTCTCAAGGTCTCTTTCCCTGGTGCCGTATGGAAGCCCACCGACATAGACCCTTGTCCCTACCATActgtaaaaaaacaattaaaccACATTAGACTTACCACAAAGGCAAATCCATTCTTCATAGCGACCTCCTTGATTCTACCATATTTCCGGAAGAACTTCTCAAGGTCGCGCTCTCTCACCCGGTATGTTAATCCACCAACGAATACTCGGGTGCTCATTCTtaaaggaaaatataaaaacaccTTACATAACAGGCTATCTGGAAAACCTGCTGTTTAGTCACATGACAACATAATAGAATCgctatttttcgaaatttcaatcaaaatatataaaataaaaaaaaaatatttataaataaatacaaaataaaggcgtttataaataatccTTTATTGAACAAGTAAAAAAACTCAAATATACCgctttatttcaacaaaaatatatttttattgcatatcaattaata
Above is a genomic segment from Linepithema humile isolate Giens D197 chromosome 6, Lhum_UNIL_v1.0, whole genome shotgun sequence containing:
- the B52 gene encoding serine-arginine protein 55 isoform X15; this encodes MVGTRVYVGGLPYGTRERDLERFFRGYGRFRDVLIKNGYGFVEFDDYRDADDAVYELNGKELLGERITVERARGTPRGSDQWRYGDSRGGYGDSRRSARDDMRHDRYGPPTRTEYRLTVENLSSRVSWQSHVLFAEEGRPVGPID
- the B52 gene encoding serine-arginine protein 55 isoform X14; this encodes MVGTRVYVGGLPYGTRERDLERFFRGYGRFRDVLIKNGYGFVEFDDYRDADDAVYELNGKELLGERITVERARGTPRGSDQWRYGDSRGGYGDSRRSARDDMRHDRDSVNRNTRTASSYKQSLPRYGPPTRTEYRLTVENLSSRVSWQSHVLFAEEGRPVGPID